Proteins encoded by one window of Nocardia goodfellowii:
- a CDS encoding Na+/H+ antiporter subunit E yields the protein MNAERLLGVSRSVILRIALLVWLALVYTALWGDLSVANILAGLAVGALIIFALPLPRMPVAGQLNLRALAELIVVIVYYALESSFQIAWFAVRPAPPPVSGVLRVYLSTRSDLVMVLCTDLLNLIPGTMVLEIDRRRCAVYVHVLDVSSDAAVRRFYETTRRLDRLLVSAFERTVTR from the coding sequence GTGAACGCCGAACGGCTGCTCGGGGTGAGCAGATCCGTGATCCTGCGGATCGCGCTGTTGGTCTGGCTGGCGCTGGTCTACACGGCACTCTGGGGTGACCTCAGCGTCGCCAACATTCTCGCCGGGCTGGCCGTGGGCGCGCTCATCATCTTCGCGCTGCCGCTGCCCCGGATGCCGGTCGCCGGGCAGCTGAACCTGCGGGCGCTGGCCGAATTGATCGTGGTGATCGTGTATTACGCGCTGGAGTCCAGTTTTCAGATCGCCTGGTTCGCCGTTCGCCCCGCGCCGCCGCCGGTGTCGGGCGTCCTGCGGGTCTACCTGAGTACCCGCTCGGATCTGGTGATGGTGCTGTGCACCGACCTGCTCAATCTGATCCCCGGCACCATGGTGCTGGAAATCGATCGGCGACGCTGCGCGGTGTACGTGCACGTCCTCGATGTAAGCAGCGACGCGGCGGTGCGGCGGTTCTACGAGACCACCCGGCGGCTGGACCGGCTGCTGGTCTCGGCGTTCGAACGGACGGTGACGCGATGA
- the mnhG gene encoding monovalent cation/H(+) antiporter subunit G, with amino-acid sequence MKLVLDLVSGLLILTGALLAFTAAIAIIRFPDTLTRMHAATKPQVIGLILILTGTAIALRHDGQAWMLALTGLFTMLTAPVIAHLLGRTAYREQRHRDGLLRINELGDELDDT; translated from the coding sequence ATGAAGCTCGTCCTCGACCTGGTGTCCGGCCTGCTGATCCTCACCGGCGCGCTGCTGGCGTTCACCGCCGCGATCGCCATCATCCGCTTCCCCGACACCCTGACCCGGATGCACGCCGCCACCAAACCACAGGTGATCGGCCTGATCCTGATCCTGACGGGCACCGCCATCGCGCTCCGCCACGACGGTCAGGCCTGGATGCTCGCGCTCACCGGTCTGTTCACCATGCTGACCGCGCCGGTCATCGCGCACCTGCTCGGCCGCACCGCCTACCGGGAACAGCGGCACCGCGACGGACTGCTGCGCATCAACGAACTCGGCGACGAATTAGACGACACCTGA
- a CDS encoding monovalent cation/H+ antiporter complex subunit F has protein sequence MIVVFVIAGVLLVAAAGLTSFRILAGPSTLDRVVGIDSLTAIAASGLAVWAAYDKDTTDVPAIVAIAIVGFLGSAAVARFRVRDDR, from the coding sequence ATGATCGTCGTCTTCGTGATCGCGGGCGTGCTGCTCGTCGCGGCCGCCGGGCTCACCAGTTTCCGGATCCTGGCCGGCCCGAGCACGCTGGACCGGGTCGTCGGCATCGACTCGCTCACCGCCATCGCCGCGTCCGGATTGGCGGTCTGGGCGGCCTACGACAAGGACACCACCGACGTGCCCGCCATCGTCGCGATCGCCATCGTCGGTTTCCTCGGCTCGGCGGCCGTGGCACGCTTCCGTGTCCGGGACGACCGATGA